Proteins co-encoded in one Ponticoccus alexandrii genomic window:
- the hslV gene encoding ATP-dependent protease subunit HslV, translating into MQQSDFPGWHGTTIIGVRKGGKVVVAGDGQVSLGQTVIKGTARKVRRLSPGGFDVVCGFAGSTADAFTLLERLEAKLEATPGQLQRASVELAKDWRTDKYLQKLEAMLIVTDGKDLLVITGAGDVLEPEHDVAAIGSGGNFALAAARGMMDSDKDAETVARDAMAIAADICVYTNGKLTVETIGG; encoded by the coding sequence ATGCAACAAAGCGATTTCCCCGGCTGGCACGGCACCACGATCATCGGCGTGCGCAAGGGCGGCAAGGTTGTCGTCGCGGGCGACGGACAGGTCAGCCTCGGCCAGACCGTGATCAAGGGCACCGCCCGCAAGGTGCGCCGCCTCTCGCCCGGCGGCTTCGACGTGGTCTGCGGCTTTGCCGGGTCCACCGCCGACGCCTTCACCCTGCTGGAGCGGCTGGAGGCCAAGCTGGAGGCGACCCCCGGGCAGCTTCAGCGCGCCAGCGTCGAACTGGCCAAGGACTGGCGCACCGACAAGTACCTGCAAAAGCTGGAGGCGATGCTGATCGTCACCGACGGCAAGGATCTTCTGGTCATCACCGGCGCGGGCGACGTGCTGGAACCCGAGCATGACGTGGCCGCCATCGGATCGGGCGGGAACTTCGCCCTCGCCGCGGCGCGCGGGATGATGGACAGCGACAAGGACGCCGAGACCGTGGCCCGCGACGCCATGGCCATCGCGGCAGACATCTGCGTCTACACCAATGGCAAGCTGACCGTGGAAACGATCGGCGGCTAA